The following are from one region of the Pleurodeles waltl isolate 20211129_DDA chromosome 4_1, aPleWal1.hap1.20221129, whole genome shotgun sequence genome:
- the LOC138287257 gene encoding zinc finger protein 436-like, which yields MAHQEAQTWDVDKYISDPQTLTKKNKSCTFNESFSFSSQLKHHQQTHTGKKTFNSSECVKSISQLPELQRHQQTQTGEKPYKCSECVKSFSRLSDLKQHQRTHTGERPFKCSECIKNFIQLSHLQVHQRTHTGEKPYNCTECGSNFSLYATLRKHQKTHTGEKPFKCSECVKSFCHLSDLQRHWRTHTGEKPFSCSECVKSFSRLSDLQGHLRTHTGEKPYDCSECLKSFSQLSNLKRHQRTHTGAKPLTLQ from the coding sequence atggctcatcaggaagcACAGACTTGGGATGTAGACAAATATATATCCGACCCACAGACACTAACCAAGAAAAACAAATCATGCACATTTAATGAGAGCTTTAGTTTCTCATCTCAATTAAAGCACCATCAGCAAACtcacacaggaaaaaaaacattcaactccagtgaatgtgtgaagagcatcAGTCAATTACCAGAATTACAGAGGCATCAGCAAACACagacaggggaaaaaccatacaagtgcagtgaatgcgtgaagagctttagtcgacTATCAGACCTAAAACAGCATcaacgaacacacactggggaaagaccattcaagtgcagtgaatgtataAAGAACTTTATTCAATTATCACACCTCCAagtacatcagcgaacacacacaggggaaaaaccatataaTTGCACTGAATGTGGAAGTAATTTTAGTCTTTATGCAACATTAAGGAAGCATCAgaaaacacacacaggagaaaagccatttaagtgcagtgaatgtgtgaagagcttttgtCACTTATCAGACCTACAGAGACAttggcgaacacacacaggggaaaagccatttagTTGCAGTGAATGTGTCAAGAGCTTTAGTCGGTTATCAGACCTACAAGGTCAcctgcgaacacacacaggggaaaagccatacgATTGCAGTGAATgtctgaagagctttagtcaattaTCGAACCTAAAAAGACATCAGCGCACACACACGGGGGCAAAACCCTTAacattgcagtga